TCAGGCTGGAACCTGACCCGAGCGTTCGCCAGTTCCTGCAAGCTCGAAGAGAGGCCATTCAGACCGCATCAGCCGCGAGTGAATCGAGCAGCAAGGCAGCACGGATGGAGGGACAGTAACGCTGCGGTGCCGCGCCTCCCCAGCCTGCCGATGGGTGACGGGCGAGTGCTGAGTCGGGCGACGTGCGAGATCCTGACGGCCTGCCTTCAGCCATCGCTCGCCGGGGTGGAAGCCGCACGCCCCGGCCTTGAACTGCTCCTGCGGCGGCGCGCGATGCGGTTCATCGAGTCCCGTCTCGCTTCCGCCACGTTGAATGCGGTTGCCGTCTGCCATGCGGTGGGCGTGTCTCGGCGGACGCTTTATCGGCTGTTCGATCAGGAGGGTGGGGTCCAGCGTTACATCCAGGCAAGACGCCTCGAGCGGGTCCATTCTGCCCTGATCGATCCAGCGGATACCCAGCGCATCTCCGAGGTTGCGGCCGGTTTCGGCTTCCTGCGTACCGATCATTTCGCCCGGGCCTTCAGGCAACAGTTCGGGCAATCCGCATCTGATGCCCGCAATCAGTCGCGCGGCCCAGAGGTCGACCCTGCGGCCTCGCCGATCGAGTCTGGCACGTGGCGTGACTTCGACGACTGGATCCGGACGCTCCACGCGTGACGCCCTTTCGTGGGCGGGCGGCTGTGGGCATCAGGTTGCCTTGTGCCCTGCGGCAAGGTCTGCACCGGGTCAGGCGGTGAAGCTCGCCGACGGTTCGGAATGTCCGGTGCTTCCCGTATGAGCGGACATTTGGCTGTCACTCACGGGTCGCAGGGTTCAACCATCAACAGCCGAACTGGTCGAGATTAAGCGGTCAACGAATGTTCGTCACTAGGGCAAGGAGGCAGGTTGCCTCCATA
This window of the Microvirga sp. TS319 genome carries:
- a CDS encoding helix-turn-helix domain-containing protein is translated as MPRLPSLPMGDGRVLSRATCEILTACLQPSLAGVEAARPGLELLLRRRAMRFIESRLASATLNAVAVCHAVGVSRRTLYRLFDQEGGVQRYIQARRLERVHSALIDPADTQRISEVAAGFGFLRTDHFARAFRQQFGQSASDARNQSRGPEVDPAASPIESGTWRDFDDWIRTLHA